One sulfur-oxidizing endosymbiont of Gigantopelta aegis genomic region harbors:
- a CDS encoding DUF5610 domain-containing protein, whose protein sequence is MELIMQSELSAINVSKQLLTNNLLKQNLPDKTVLFKPAADKVSIGILSPEKTQALLNREIADKLEKYFQGEGIELKGLNAADYTPEKVSERILGFVSGRILSEGDNDKQNELMAQARKGIEKGFAEARDILESLSVLNGQVKEDINTTYDLLQQGLDRLEQGINNTQNQGGDRDQENDSDTENDTDDDASPKVQQVSLQSRYSRDEQTRVEITTNDGDKILIDLFKQQSAQSNQSMSQAENGSIYTRSSSLSASTGISYQVQGELDSGEQKAIDELLNNVAKVSEQFFSGNVQEAFKQAIKLDFNSEELTRFSLDMGYQETRSVAISTYNDYQTQPIAKNSAQPIEAASLKDMNEYIKQMDQLFKAPLATEMFADPGKSIADLITGMNKMLFSDEMKQLEQASTTLLDSLVEQLKARNSLPEESVAKSSEAEISSL, encoded by the coding sequence ATGGAGTTAATCATGCAAAGTGAATTATCCGCAATTAATGTCAGTAAGCAACTATTGACGAATAATCTTTTGAAACAAAATTTGCCTGATAAGACAGTATTGTTCAAGCCTGCGGCAGATAAGGTGTCGATTGGTATTCTCAGCCCAGAAAAAACTCAGGCACTCCTAAATCGAGAAATTGCTGATAAATTGGAAAAATATTTTCAGGGTGAGGGCATTGAGCTCAAAGGCCTGAATGCTGCAGACTATACTCCGGAAAAAGTATCTGAGCGTATACTCGGCTTTGTTTCAGGACGTATTTTGTCTGAAGGTGATAATGATAAACAAAATGAGTTAATGGCACAGGCTCGTAAGGGTATAGAAAAGGGTTTTGCTGAGGCCAGAGATATTCTGGAAAGTTTAAGCGTTCTCAATGGTCAGGTAAAAGAAGATATTAATACGACCTATGATTTATTGCAGCAGGGTCTGGATCGTCTTGAACAAGGAATTAATAATACGCAAAATCAGGGCGGTGATCGCGACCAGGAAAATGATAGCGATACGGAAAATGATACTGACGACGATGCCAGCCCAAAAGTACAACAAGTATCATTACAAAGCCGTTACTCACGAGATGAACAAACGCGTGTTGAAATCACCACCAATGATGGCGATAAAATATTAATCGACTTATTTAAGCAGCAAAGCGCACAGTCAAATCAGAGCATGAGTCAGGCTGAGAATGGTTCTATTTATACGCGATCAAGCAGTCTCTCAGCCAGTACAGGCATTAGTTATCAAGTACAGGGTGAGCTGGATTCAGGTGAACAAAAAGCCATTGATGAATTGCTTAATAATGTCGCTAAAGTGTCAGAACAATTTTTTTCCGGCAATGTTCAGGAGGCTTTTAAACAAGCCATAAAACTGGACTTCAATAGCGAAGAATTAACCCGTTTTTCCTTGGACATGGGCTATCAAGAAACTCGCTCTGTTGCTATTAGCACCTATAATGATTATCAGACTCAGCCGATAGCGAAAAATTCCGCTCAGCCGATAGAAGCCGCTAGCCTGAAAGACATGAATGAATACATCAAGCAAATGGATCAATTATTTAAAGCGCCATTGGCAACAGAAATGTTTGCTGATCCGGGAAAGAGTATTGCTGATTTGATAACGGGCATGAATAAAATGTTGTTTTCTGATGAAATGAAGCAATTAGAACAAGCCTCAACAACTCTGCTGGATTCATTAGTCGAACAATTGAAGGCACGAAATAGTTTACCAGAAGAATCCGTAGCAAAGAGCAGTGAGGCTGAAATCTCATCACTATAA